The following proteins are encoded in a genomic region of Natronorubrum halophilum:
- a CDS encoding ABC transporter permease yields the protein MSTPTESRTADREVARSANTFAGDVWVNFKRWNLKAVRNPFVLVVSLAQPFIFLVLFTEVFGNVAGGAVSQGLGPGVGYTTFLVPAIAIQVALASAVTSGIGLVNDIENGMFEKVLVSPMNRTAVFVGKTAAEVFRIALQIAIILGLGVLLGAEISTGVVGAVGIIAVGILFSLWFIAFSNMLAVLTRDQESTIIGANLLQFPLLFLSSAFLPLEVLPNWIQSFARINPVTYGVDAARAIMIDEDVMTVLEVTAFDGALNTIVPAVAVLIGLGLVFGSGAVYLLSRASSSDVR from the coding sequence GTGAGCACTCCGACCGAGAGCCGGACGGCCGACCGCGAGGTGGCGCGGTCCGCGAACACGTTCGCCGGGGACGTCTGGGTCAACTTCAAACGGTGGAACCTCAAGGCCGTCCGGAATCCGTTCGTGCTCGTCGTCTCGCTCGCACAGCCGTTCATCTTCCTCGTGTTGTTCACGGAGGTGTTCGGCAACGTCGCCGGCGGGGCCGTCAGTCAGGGGCTGGGTCCGGGCGTCGGCTACACCACGTTTCTCGTCCCGGCCATCGCGATTCAGGTCGCGCTCGCGTCGGCGGTCACCTCCGGGATCGGACTGGTCAACGACATCGAGAATGGCATGTTCGAGAAAGTGCTCGTCTCGCCGATGAACCGGACCGCCGTCTTCGTCGGGAAGACCGCCGCCGAAGTGTTCCGGATCGCCCTCCAGATCGCGATCATCCTCGGGCTGGGCGTGCTCCTCGGCGCGGAGATTTCCACTGGCGTCGTCGGTGCCGTCGGGATCATCGCCGTCGGGATCCTCTTTTCGCTCTGGTTCATCGCGTTCTCGAACATGCTCGCAGTCCTCACTCGAGATCAGGAGTCGACGATCATCGGCGCGAACCTGTTGCAGTTCCCGCTCCTCTTCCTCTCGAGCGCGTTCCTCCCGCTCGAGGTGTTGCCGAACTGGATCCAGTCTTTCGCCCGCATCAACCCGGTCACGTACGGCGTCGACGCGGCGCGGGCGATCATGATCGACGAGGACGTGATGACCGTACTGGAGGTGACGGCGTTCGACGGAGCGCTCAACACGATCGTTCCCGCGGTCGCCGTGCTGATCGGGCTCGGACTCGTCTTCGGGTCCGGTGCTGTATACCTCCTCTCGAGAGCCTCGAGTTCGGACGTCCGGTAA
- a CDS encoding type 1 glutamine amidotransferase, translating to MTEPSTTDRDGSDEGSDQLRIALLNAAHERDTTRENFERELEAEFVEFHCPSNELPETFEFDACVVTGSSASVYWDEAWIGALKAWVGEAVEAGLPFLGVCYGHQLLADVLGGRVEDMGEYEIGYRTVEHDGANRLLTGVDDRFTAFTTHSDRVAEAPPGATVFARNEYGIHGFQRERVFAVQFHPEYDATTAERVTAGKDGELEAARIRAVLEGIDAESYEAACEAKRLFDNFTEFVQEKRNVRLEATDAAGAAVGPDVSAGADAVATERLESPVDSSTSS from the coding sequence GTGACCGAACCGTCAACTACCGACCGCGACGGGAGCGACGAGGGATCCGATCAGTTGCGGATCGCGCTGTTGAACGCGGCGCACGAACGCGACACCACCCGGGAAAACTTCGAACGAGAGCTCGAGGCCGAATTCGTCGAATTTCACTGCCCGTCGAACGAACTCCCCGAGACGTTCGAGTTCGACGCCTGCGTCGTCACCGGCTCGAGCGCCTCCGTCTACTGGGACGAAGCGTGGATCGGCGCGCTGAAAGCGTGGGTCGGCGAGGCCGTGGAGGCCGGGTTGCCGTTTCTAGGCGTCTGTTACGGTCACCAGCTCCTCGCGGACGTACTCGGCGGTCGCGTCGAGGACATGGGCGAGTACGAGATCGGCTACCGGACCGTCGAACACGACGGCGCGAACCGGCTGTTGACGGGCGTCGACGATCGGTTCACCGCCTTCACGACGCACTCGGACCGCGTGGCCGAAGCGCCGCCGGGAGCGACGGTGTTCGCCAGAAACGAGTACGGAATCCACGGCTTCCAGCGGGAGCGCGTCTTCGCCGTCCAATTTCACCCCGAGTACGACGCGACGACGGCGGAGCGAGTCACGGCCGGGAAAGACGGCGAACTCGAGGCGGCGCGGATTCGGGCCGTCCTCGAGGGAATCGACGCCGAGAGCTACGAGGCCGCCTGTGAGGCCAAACGGTTGTTCGACAACTTCACCGAGTTCGTCCAGGAGAAACGAAACGTTCGTCTCGAGGCCACGGACGCTGCCGGTGCCGCCGTCGGCCCCGACGTCAGCGCTGGTGCCGACGCCGTCGCGACGGAGCGCCTCGAATCGCCGGTCGACTCGAGTACGTCGTCCTGA
- a CDS encoding tRNA (guanine(26)-N(2))-dimethyltransferase has product MRVTEGGVELEVPGEQTEGIEESVFYNPRQELNRDLTIATLRAFRKCEGRAGSYLDAMAASGIRGVRAAADDWRVTCCDVNEEAVDLARRNLERNGIENASVEHRNVNALMHENMFDVIDLDPYGTPMPFADAAFSRCRDLVCVTATDTAPLCGAHFNSGVRSYGAHPQNTEYHTEMGVRILLSALARSAARFDVGIEPILTHATSHYVRTYLELDRKATAADASLEQLGHLSHCEDCLHRETEFGLVADPLDVCPNCGSERLLVAGPVWLGPYRDREFVAAVREEIPYTFGTAPKARELLETIAAELDEPMYYDQHKLCKNWGLPANAMDEFLADLRAAGYDASESHYGGTTFKSDASVGEIRAATEDNLV; this is encoded by the coding sequence ATGCGCGTCACCGAGGGCGGGGTCGAACTCGAGGTCCCCGGCGAGCAGACGGAAGGTATCGAGGAATCCGTTTTCTACAATCCGCGACAGGAGTTGAATCGGGATCTGACGATCGCAACGCTGCGTGCGTTCCGAAAGTGCGAGGGCCGCGCCGGATCGTACCTCGACGCGATGGCGGCCAGCGGTATCCGCGGCGTCCGCGCGGCCGCCGACGACTGGCGGGTGACCTGCTGTGACGTCAACGAGGAAGCGGTCGACCTCGCGCGCCGGAACCTCGAGCGAAACGGCATCGAGAACGCGTCGGTCGAACACCGGAACGTCAACGCGCTCATGCACGAGAACATGTTCGACGTGATCGACCTCGACCCCTACGGAACGCCGATGCCCTTCGCCGACGCGGCGTTCTCGCGCTGTCGCGACCTGGTCTGCGTGACGGCGACCGACACCGCGCCGCTCTGTGGTGCACACTTCAACAGCGGCGTCCGCTCCTACGGGGCGCATCCCCAGAACACCGAGTATCACACGGAGATGGGCGTGCGAATCCTGCTCTCCGCACTCGCCCGCAGCGCCGCTCGCTTCGACGTCGGCATCGAACCGATCCTCACCCACGCGACGAGTCACTACGTTCGGACCTACCTCGAACTCGACCGCAAAGCCACGGCAGCCGACGCCTCGCTCGAGCAACTCGGCCACCTCTCTCACTGCGAGGACTGTCTCCACCGCGAGACCGAGTTCGGTCTCGTCGCGGATCCCCTCGACGTCTGCCCGAACTGCGGGAGCGAGCGACTCCTCGTCGCCGGGCCGGTGTGGCTCGGCCCGTACCGCGACCGCGAGTTCGTCGCCGCGGTCCGCGAGGAGATTCCGTATACGTTCGGAACGGCCCCGAAGGCGCGAGAACTCCTCGAGACGATCGCGGCCGAACTCGACGAACCGATGTACTACGACCAGCACAAACTGTGTAAGAACTGGGGGCTGCCCGCGAACGCGATGGACGAGTTCCTCGCCGACCTTCGGGCGGCGGGGTACGACGCGTCGGAATCCCACTACGGAGGCACGACGTTCAAATCGGACGCCAGCGTCGGCGAGATTCGCGCGGCGACCGAAGATAACCTCGTCTGA
- a CDS encoding YihY/virulence factor BrkB family protein translates to MIDQRRGLELAVKAVGLARSEQLTLLAAGVAFYGFISLVPLMLLALGITASLGGEALADQLTAAASDVLTPSAQDVLAETVLDDTGRQSATVVGALGLLWGSSRVLRGLDRAFSQVYGTAASKSLLDTFWDAMVVSIAISIGLTLVAILEFLIQTAPFVGASVFGPPLIVLGLIATFLPLYVVFPNANVGLQEAVPGTVVAAVGWFALSRAFSLYTRFAGDYTLYGALGAVFLVLIWLYIGAIILVFGAVLNAVLADREADRQLQSPGARQFSLEAMTDDATGADEGATEDQTGTGTQTADTGTSARRSARTRDRSDDPEALREEIERLRDRVESFEDDVESRTVRKESLESELKRYVRRRFRRGHARDWGPYLVLLYGTAMSVAAFYFLSGGWAILAMFVVWTSTLGVYALMVLFGFGVSILGIPGRVRDTIGERRS, encoded by the coding sequence GTGATCGACCAGAGACGGGGCCTCGAGCTCGCGGTCAAGGCCGTCGGACTCGCCCGCAGTGAACAGTTGACGCTCCTGGCGGCCGGGGTCGCCTTCTACGGCTTCATCTCGCTCGTCCCGCTGATGTTGCTCGCGCTGGGAATCACAGCCTCTCTCGGCGGGGAGGCGCTCGCGGATCAGCTGACGGCCGCGGCCAGCGACGTGCTCACGCCGTCGGCCCAGGACGTCCTCGCGGAAACGGTCCTCGACGACACCGGGCGACAGAGCGCGACCGTCGTCGGCGCGCTCGGTCTGCTGTGGGGCTCGAGTCGAGTCCTTCGCGGTCTCGACCGAGCGTTTTCCCAGGTGTACGGCACCGCAGCGTCGAAGTCGCTGCTCGATACGTTCTGGGACGCGATGGTCGTCTCCATCGCGATCTCGATCGGCCTCACGCTCGTCGCCATCCTCGAGTTCCTGATCCAGACCGCGCCGTTCGTCGGCGCGTCCGTCTTCGGCCCGCCGCTGATCGTGTTGGGGTTGATCGCCACGTTCCTGCCGCTATACGTCGTCTTCCCGAACGCGAACGTCGGCTTACAGGAGGCCGTTCCAGGGACGGTCGTGGCCGCCGTCGGCTGGTTCGCGCTGAGTCGAGCGTTCTCGCTGTACACCAGATTTGCGGGAGATTACACCCTCTACGGCGCTCTCGGGGCCGTCTTCCTCGTACTCATCTGGCTGTACATCGGCGCGATCATCCTCGTCTTCGGCGCGGTCCTCAACGCCGTCCTCGCCGACCGTGAAGCGGATCGGCAGCTACAAAGTCCCGGCGCTCGACAGTTTTCGCTAGAAGCGATGACCGACGACGCCACGGGTGCCGACGAGGGGGCGACGGAGGACCAAACAGGGACGGGTACGCAAACGGCGGATACGGGAACGAGCGCCCGCCGGAGCGCCCGGACTCGAGACCGATCCGATGACCCCGAAGCCCTCCGGGAGGAGATCGAACGCCTGCGCGACCGCGTGGAGTCGTTCGAGGACGACGTCGAGAGTCGGACCGTCAGAAAGGAGTCCCTCGAGAGCGAACTCAAACGCTACGTCCGCCGCCGATTTCGGCGCGGCCACGCCCGCGACTGGGGACCGTACCTCGTCTTGCTGTACGGGACGGCGATGTCCGTCGCGGCGTTTTACTTCCTCTCGGGCGGCTGGGCCATCCTGGCGATGTTCGTCGTCTGGACCTCGACGCTCGGCGTCTACGCGCTGATGGTGCTGTTCGGCTTCGGCGTCTCGATACTCGGGATTCCCGGCCGCGTCCGCGATACGATCGGCGAGCGGCGCTCCTGA
- a CDS encoding alpha/beta fold hydrolase produces MARRRGDGELEGIDVAGPEDGQSIVFLHGAMFTRAMWLPQMHGLSDEYRVVAPDLPGHGVRADETFRMDPAIDLLEAVIERYTGGSAVLVGLSLGGYVATEYAYRHPDDIDGLVLSGCSANPIGGMETLTRVTGGISRAATNPDIGERAVERLGERWVRNRELPEDVQRAILDGGIYPKQFGDAGPDIAGEDFRAKLSSYPGPTLVLNGERDRIMRRGERDHAAAAQDGRIEVLADVGHICNLHRPEAYTSRVRNFMHQRVVAPQ; encoded by the coding sequence ATGGCTCGACGACGCGGTGACGGCGAACTCGAAGGTATCGACGTCGCTGGTCCGGAGGACGGCCAGTCGATCGTGTTTCTCCACGGCGCGATGTTCACGCGGGCGATGTGGCTCCCGCAGATGCACGGACTGTCCGACGAGTACCGGGTCGTGGCACCGGACCTGCCGGGACACGGCGTTCGGGCGGACGAGACGTTCCGAATGGATCCCGCGATCGATCTGCTCGAGGCGGTGATCGAGCGCTACACGGGCGGAAGCGCAGTGTTGGTCGGGCTCTCGCTGGGCGGCTACGTTGCGACGGAGTACGCCTATCGCCACCCCGACGACATCGACGGCTTGGTACTGTCGGGGTGCAGTGCGAACCCGATCGGCGGGATGGAGACGCTCACTCGAGTCACCGGCGGGATATCCCGGGCCGCGACGAACCCCGATATCGGCGAGCGCGCCGTCGAACGGCTCGGCGAGCGATGGGTTCGCAACCGGGAGCTTCCCGAAGACGTCCAACGAGCGATTCTCGATGGGGGAATCTATCCGAAACAGTTCGGGGACGCGGGACCCGACATCGCGGGCGAGGATTTCCGGGCGAAACTCTCGAGCTATCCCGGACCGACGCTCGTACTCAACGGCGAACGCGACAGGATCATGCGCCGCGGCGAGCGGGATCACGCGGCGGCGGCGCAGGACGGCCGTATCGAGGTGCTGGCGGACGTCGGCCACATCTGCAACCTCCACCGACCGGAGGCGTACACGTCCCGCGTTCGGAACTTCATGCACCAGCGGGTCGTCGCTCCGCAGTGA
- a CDS encoding DMT family transporter, whose translation MMDRRSLVFFALASLFFGGTFVAAKAGLEYFPPLLFVALRFDVAALVMLSYVALTASREEFRPETRGDVVGILATGGLVIGLSNALLFVGQQYATSAVGAIVFSLNPILTPVFAAVLLSDERLSPRGTVGMVLGLLGVALVVSPDPANLLGGDALGRAILFAGAVSAALGAVLIRRSGSNATLSSTVRIAWGLPIAAILCHTFAWSAGESMGAITWSSSAFVALGYVSVVAGVLAYIAYFGLLESTGAIKANLIFYVVPVVSTLGGWALLDERIAPLALVGFLTIFAGFAVIGSESVDVRSLLPERVVETVVSDERTAATEEPRGYRSD comes from the coding sequence ATGATGGATCGTCGCTCGCTCGTCTTTTTCGCCCTCGCGAGCCTCTTCTTCGGCGGCACGTTCGTCGCCGCGAAGGCCGGCCTCGAGTACTTCCCGCCGCTCCTGTTCGTCGCGCTCCGATTCGACGTTGCAGCGCTCGTCATGCTGTCCTACGTCGCCCTCACCGCCTCGCGCGAGGAGTTCCGGCCCGAAACCCGGGGCGACGTCGTCGGAATCCTCGCAACCGGCGGCCTCGTGATCGGGCTGTCGAACGCGCTCCTGTTCGTCGGCCAGCAGTACGCGACCAGCGCCGTCGGCGCGATCGTCTTCAGCCTCAACCCCATCCTGACCCCCGTCTTCGCGGCCGTGCTCCTCTCGGACGAGCGCCTCTCGCCTCGCGGAACGGTCGGGATGGTTCTCGGTCTGCTCGGCGTTGCCCTCGTAGTCAGCCCCGACCCCGCGAACCTGCTCGGCGGCGACGCGCTCGGCCGAGCGATCCTCTTCGCCGGCGCGGTCAGCGCCGCGCTCGGGGCCGTGCTCATCCGCCGGTCCGGATCGAACGCCACCCTCTCGAGTACGGTTCGAATCGCGTGGGGGCTGCCCATCGCGGCGATACTCTGTCACACGTTCGCGTGGTCGGCCGGCGAGTCGATGGGCGCGATCACGTGGTCTTCGAGTGCGTTCGTCGCGCTCGGCTACGTCAGCGTCGTGGCCGGCGTCCTCGCTTACATCGCCTACTTCGGCCTGCTCGAGTCGACGGGTGCGATCAAGGCGAACCTGATCTTCTACGTCGTTCCGGTCGTCTCGACGCTCGGCGGGTGGGCGCTCCTCGACGAACGGATCGCGCCGCTGGCGCTCGTCGGTTTCCTGACGATCTTCGCCGGCTTCGCCGTCATCGGCAGCGAGTCGGTGGACGTTCGATCGTTGCTGCCCGAGCGGGTGGTTGAAACGGTCGTCTCGGACGAACGGACGGCCGCCACGGAAGAACCGCGCGGCTACCGATCCGACTAA
- a CDS encoding AIM24 family protein: MKIHEFVSENEPKAGGETFQLENSKLLDIDLDGSVIAKAGSMIAYDGNLSFKGKSSAEGGITGFLKEKATSEGTPVMEATGTGHLYLADQEKKIQILELDADEEISVNGNDVLAFESRVSYEIRTIKSIAGFSAGGLTNVSLVGPGSVAITTHGDPLVLQPPVRTDPNATVAWSETTPDSHVDSALSNMIGQSSEETYQLEFTGSEGFVVVQPYEEHTPQ; encoded by the coding sequence ATGAAGATCCACGAATTCGTTAGTGAGAACGAACCCAAAGCCGGCGGCGAGACCTTCCAACTCGAGAACAGCAAACTGCTCGATATCGATCTCGACGGGTCCGTCATCGCGAAAGCCGGGTCGATGATCGCCTACGACGGTAACCTCTCGTTTAAGGGGAAGTCCTCCGCCGAAGGCGGGATTACGGGCTTTCTCAAGGAGAAAGCGACGAGCGAGGGAACGCCGGTGATGGAGGCGACCGGTACCGGACACCTCTATCTCGCGGATCAGGAAAAGAAGATCCAGATCCTCGAACTCGACGCGGACGAGGAGATCTCGGTCAACGGAAACGACGTGCTCGCGTTCGAGTCCCGGGTGAGCTACGAGATCAGGACGATCAAGAGCATCGCCGGCTTCTCCGCTGGCGGGCTGACCAACGTCTCGCTGGTGGGTCCGGGCAGCGTCGCGATCACGACCCACGGCGACCCGCTGGTCCTGCAACCGCCCGTCAGAACCGATCCTAACGCGACCGTGGCGTGGAGCGAAACGACTCCCGACAGTCACGTGGACAGCGCGCTCTCGAACATGATCGGACAGTCCTCCGAAGAGACCTACCAGCTCGAGTTTACGGGCTCGGAGGGGTTCGTGGTCGTCCAGCCATACGAGGAGCACACGCCGCAGTAG
- a CDS encoding helix-turn-helix transcriptional regulator: MESALEEIEFLALSANRVDVLRLLSEGGHTRNELAAETGASQATLGRILGDFQDRSWIGRDGSEYAATATGRLVASGFTDLREIIETERRLRGIVDYLPADAMTFDLRRLATATITTPSQTRPNAPLSRLLELLEDADDVRTVSHAFNEQTLTVVRERTADGEQTFDGVFSRSAIEALAEDTGLRNSLEALLETDGASVRVRDGGVPLAVMILDDVVYLLLRDEQGVLRASIDTDDDAVRSWAQDTIEEYWEAAQSLEDAGFSLE; the protein is encoded by the coding sequence ATGGAATCGGCACTCGAGGAGATCGAGTTTCTCGCGCTTTCGGCGAACCGCGTCGACGTACTCAGGCTGCTGTCCGAGGGCGGCCATACGCGGAACGAACTGGCCGCGGAGACGGGCGCTTCGCAGGCGACGCTGGGTCGAATCCTCGGCGATTTTCAGGACCGATCGTGGATCGGGCGCGACGGGAGCGAGTACGCGGCGACCGCGACGGGCCGCCTCGTCGCCTCCGGGTTTACCGATCTCCGGGAGATCATCGAAACCGAACGACGGCTCCGCGGCATCGTCGACTACCTGCCCGCCGATGCGATGACGTTCGATCTGCGACGACTCGCCACCGCGACGATCACGACTCCGAGCCAGACCCGACCGAACGCGCCGCTGTCGCGCCTGCTCGAGTTGCTCGAGGATGCCGACGACGTGCGGACGGTCTCGCACGCGTTCAACGAACAGACCCTCACGGTCGTTCGAGAGCGGACGGCAGACGGCGAGCAGACGTTCGACGGGGTCTTTTCGCGGAGCGCGATCGAAGCGCTCGCCGAGGATACCGGACTTCGAAACTCGCTCGAGGCGCTTCTCGAAACCGACGGTGCGTCGGTTCGGGTTCGCGACGGGGGCGTCCCGCTCGCAGTCATGATCCTCGATGACGTCGTCTATCTGCTCTTGCGCGACGAGCAGGGCGTTCTGCGAGCGTCGATCGATACGGACGACGACGCGGTTCGCTCGTGGGCCCAAGATACGATCGAGGAGTACTGGGAGGCGGCGCAGTCGCTCGAGGACGCTGGGTTCTCACTCGAGTAA